Proteins encoded together in one Musa acuminata AAA Group cultivar baxijiao chromosome BXJ3-6, Cavendish_Baxijiao_AAA, whole genome shotgun sequence window:
- the LOC135639500 gene encoding ribonucleoside-diphosphate reductase large subunit: MYVVKRDGRPEAVHFDKITARLKKLSYGLTQEHCDPVLVAQKVCAGVYKGVTTSQLDELAAETAAAMTANHPDYASLAARIVVSNLHKNTKKSFSETIKLMYHHFNERSGQEAPLIADDVYEIIMKNAARLDSEIIYDRDFDYDYFGFKTLERSYLLKVSGMVVERPQHMLMRVAVGIHKDDIKSVIRTYHLMSQRWFTHASPTLFNAGTPRPQLSSCFLICMKEDSIEGIYDTLKECAIISKSAGGIGVSVHNIRATGSYIRGTNGTSNGIVPMLRVFNDTARYVDQGGGKRKGAFAVYLEPWHADMYEFLELRKNHGKEEHRARDLFYALWIPDLFMERVQSNGQWSLFCPNEAPGLADCWGDEFEKLYLKYEDEGKAKKVVAAQNLWFEILKSQIETGTPYMLFKDTCNRKSNQQNLGTIKSSNLCTEIIEYTSPTETAVCNLASIALPRFVREKGVPLESHPSRLVGSSGSKNRYFDFDKLGEVTAIITENLNKIIDVNYYPVETARRSNLRHRPIGIGVQGLADTFILLGMPFDSPEAQQLNKDIFETIYYHALKSSSEIAISSGPYETYQGSPVSKGILQPDMWNVTLSDRWDWAALREMISKNGVRNSLLIAPMPTASTSQILGNNECFEPYTSNIYSRRVLSGEFVVVNKHLLHDLTEMGLWSPALKNKIIYEDGSVLKIPEIPDNLKAIYKTVWEIKQRTLVDMAVDRGCYIDQSQSLNIHMDQPNFGKLTSLHFYAWSKGLKTGMYYLRSRAAADAIKFTVDTSLLQKTTKPVEDDDVEAKMAQVVCSLENREECMACGS; the protein is encoded by the exons ATGTACGTAGTGAAGCGGGACGGACGGCCCGAGGCCGTCCACTTCGACAAGATCACGGCGCGGCTTAAGAAGCTGAGTTACGGGCTCACCCAGGAGCACTGCGACCCGGTGCTCGTCGCCCAGAAGGTGTGTGCCGGCGTCTATAAGGGCGTCACCACCAGCCAGCTCGATGAGCTCGCCGCCGAGACCGCCGCCGCCATGACCGCCAATCACCCCGACTATGCCTCG CTCGCTGCGAGGATCGTGGTCTCTAATTTGCATAAGAACACAAAGAAGTCCTTCTCCGAAAC GATAAAGCTAATGTATCATCATTTCAATGAGAGATCTGGACAGGAGGCTCCGTTGATTGCTGATGATGTTTATGAGATAATCATGAAG AATGCTGCTCGCTTGGACAGTGAGATAATTTATGATCGAGATTTTGACTATGACTACTTTGGATTTAAAACTCTGGAGAGGTCATATCTCTTGAAAGTATCTGGCATGGTAGTTGAGAGGCCACAACACATGCTGATGAGAGTAGCTGTTGGAATCCACAAAGATGACATCAAGTCTGTTATCAGAACTTACCATCTGATGTCTCAACGGTGGTTCACTCATGCTTCTCCCACCTTGTTTAATGCAGGCACCCCTAGGCCGCAG TTAAGTAGCTGTTTCTTGATATGCATGAAAGAAGATAGCATTGAGGGGATATATGATACGCTTAAGGAGTGTGCTATAATAAGCAAGTCAGCTGGAGGAATTGGTGTTTCTGTTCACAACATCCGAGCAACAGGCAGTTATATCCGTGGGACAAATGGAACATCTAATGGTATTGTTCCAATGCTAAGGGTGTTCAATGATACTGCTCGTTATGTTGATCAAGGAGGAGGCAAGAGAAAGG gtgcATTTGCCGTATATTTGGAACCTTGGCATGCTGATATGTATGAGTTCCTTGAGCTTAGAAAGAACCATGGAAAG GAAGAGCATAGAGCTAGGGACCTGTTTTATGCCCTTTGGATTCCTGATCTCTTTATGGAAAGAGTTCAGAGTAATGGACAATGGTCATTGTTTTGCCCTAATGAAGCTCCGGGACTTGCTGATTGTTGGGGTGATGAATTTGAGAAACTCTACCTAAAATATGAGGATGAG GGCAAGGCCAAGAAGGTTGTTGCAGCACAGAACCTTTGGTTTGAGATCCTTAAATCTCAGATTGAGACTGGAACACCGTATATGCTCTTCAAG gatacttgcaataggaaaagtAATCAACAGAATCTTGGTACCATTAAGTCTTCAAACCTATGCACTGAGATTATTGAATACACAAGTCCTACTGAAACAGCCGTGTGCAACCTGGCATCCATTGCTTTACCACGGTTTGTCAGGGAGAAG GGTGTCCCACTAGAGTCACATCCATCCAGGTTGGTTGGTAGTAGTGGATCAAAGAACAGATACTTTGATTTTGACAAGCTTGGTGAG GTTACTGCAATAATAACCGAGAATCTCAACAAAATAATTGATGTGAACTACTATCCAGTTGAAACTGCAAGGAGATCAAACCTACGACATAGGCCAATAGGAATTGGTGTTCAGGGTTTGGCTGACACTTTCATTTTACTTGGCATGCCTTTTGATTCACCTGAG GCTCAGCAGCTGAACAAGGATATATTTGAGACCATATATTACCATGCTCTCAAGTCTTCTTCTGAAATTGCTATTAGCAGTGGTCCTTATGAGACTTATCAAGGAAGTCCAGTAAGCAAG GGAATTCTCCAACCTGACATGTGGAATGTTACTCTTTCTGATCGATGGGATTGGGCTGCATTAAGGGAAATGATATCAAAGAATGGTGTCAGAAACTCTCTTCTTATTGCTCCTATGCCCACTGCTTCAACTAGTCAAATTCTTGGCAACAACGAGTGTTTTGAGCCATACACATCCAACATCTACAGTCGCAGAGTTTTAAG TGGGGAATTCGTTGTGGTGAATAAACATCTCCTGCATGACTTGACTGAGATGGGTCTATGGTCACCTGCTCTCAAGAACAAGATAATTTATGAGGATGGTTCTGTTCTCAAGATTCCTGAAATTCCAGATAACTTAAAAGCAATTTACAA AACTGTTTGGGAGATTAAACAAAGGACTCTAGTTGACATGGCTGTTGATCGTGGGTGTTACATAGATCAGAGTCAGAGCCTTAATATCCACATGGACCAGCCAAATTTTGGGAAGCTAACATCGCTGCACTTCTATGCTTGGTCCAAG GGTTTGAAAACTGGAATGTATTATTTGCGTTCTCGTGCTGCTGCGGATGCAATCAAGTTTACTGTGGACACTTCTTTGCTCCAA AAAACAACTAAGCCGGTGGAGGATGATGATGTCGAAGCCAAAATGGCACAGGTTGTTTGTTCCTTGGAAAACCGTGAAGAGTGCATGGCATGTGGAAGTTAA
- the LOC135639501 gene encoding PI-PLC X domain-containing protein At5g67130-like isoform X2 — protein sequence MALPPSSFFLLLFLSVGSSLLSSAAKLGEGCSANQDCDAGLRCDGCDGDLGVCVRIRPYEPRSKGKDLPFNKYSWLTTHNSFADAGAHSATGATLITFTNQHDNITSQLNQPAINVLKEIETFLAANPSEVITIFIEDYVKSPSGLSKVFNASGLMKYWFPVDQMPKNGSDWPLLSKMIDQNHRLLVFTSVASKEASEGIAYEWNYVVENQYGDEGMTPGSCPSRAESSPMSTTLKSLVLMNYFRTNPSASSACHNNSAPLLGMLKTCHGLSANRWANFIAVDFYMKGDAPEAADVANGHMVCGCDNIAYCKANATFGTCALPRRSSPPKSSPTASTSAETSNASSAGRFSMLLKVVPITIIVLLELILF from the exons ATGGCCCTTCCCCCttcctccttcttcctcctcctcttcctctccgtcGGCTCGTCTCTTCTTTCATCTGCCGCCAAG CTGGGGGAGGGGTGCTCGGCCAACCAGGACTGCGACGCCGGACTACGCTGCGACGGCTGCGATGGCGACCTTGGAGTTTGCGTGAGAATCCGGCCGTACGAACCGAGATCCAAG GGGAAGGATCTGCCATTCAACAAGTACTCGTGGCTGACGACGCACAACTCCTTCGCCGATGCGGGGGCGCATTCCGCCACCGGCGCTACCCTTATCACCTTCACCAACCAGCATGACAACATCACTTCCCAGCTTAAT CAACCTGCCATCAATGTTCTCAAAGAAATTGAGACTTTCCTAGCAGCAAACCCTTCAGAGGTCATAACCATATTCATTGAAGATTATGTCAAATCCCCCAGTGGTCTCAGCAAGGTGTTCAATGCTTCAGGTCTCATGAAGTATTGGTTTCCGGTGGACCAGATGCCTAAGAATGGCAGTGACTGGCCTTTGCTAAGTAAAATGATCGACCAGAATCATCGTCTTCTGGTTTTCACATCTGTAGCTTCTAAGGAGGCTTCTGAGGGCATCGCCTATGAGTGGAACTATGTAGTTGAAAATCAAT ATGGAGATGAAGGAATGACTCCAGGTTCATGCCCCAGTCGAGCAGAGTCATCACCCATGAGCACCACATTGAAATCTCTTGTACTGATGAACTATTTCCGAACAAATCCTAGTGCGTCTTCTGCATGCCATAATAATTCGGCTCCTCTTCTTGGCATGCTTAAAACTTGTCATGGTTTGTCAGCCAACCGGTGGGCCAACTTCATAGCTGTTGATTTCTACATG AAAGGTGATGCGCCTGAGGCTGCAGATGTAGCAAATGGACACATGGTTTGTGGCTGTGATAATATTGCCTATTGCAAG GCTAATGCCACCTTTGGCACTTGTGCTCTGCCACGAAGGTCGTCACCTCCAAAGTCGTCACCAACAGCATCCACTTCAGCTGAGACATCCAATGCCTCTTCCGCTGGAAGATTCTCTATGTTGCTTAAGGTGGTTCCAATCACTATAATCGTGCTACTGGAGCTCATTTTATTTTGA
- the LOC135639501 gene encoding PI-PLC X domain-containing protein At5g67130-like isoform X1 → MALPPSSFFLLLFLSVGSSLLSSAAKLGEGCSANQDCDAGLRCDGCDGDLGVCVRIRPYEPRSKGKDLPFNKYSWLTTHNSFADAGAHSATGATLITFTNQHDNITSQLNNGVRGLMLDMYDFRNDVWLCHSTGGQCYNFTAFQPAINVLKEIETFLAANPSEVITIFIEDYVKSPSGLSKVFNASGLMKYWFPVDQMPKNGSDWPLLSKMIDQNHRLLVFTSVASKEASEGIAYEWNYVVENQYGDEGMTPGSCPSRAESSPMSTTLKSLVLMNYFRTNPSASSACHNNSAPLLGMLKTCHGLSANRWANFIAVDFYMKGDAPEAADVANGHMVCGCDNIAYCKANATFGTCALPRRSSPPKSSPTASTSAETSNASSAGRFSMLLKVVPITIIVLLELILF, encoded by the exons ATGGCCCTTCCCCCttcctccttcttcctcctcctcttcctctccgtcGGCTCGTCTCTTCTTTCATCTGCCGCCAAG CTGGGGGAGGGGTGCTCGGCCAACCAGGACTGCGACGCCGGACTACGCTGCGACGGCTGCGATGGCGACCTTGGAGTTTGCGTGAGAATCCGGCCGTACGAACCGAGATCCAAG GGGAAGGATCTGCCATTCAACAAGTACTCGTGGCTGACGACGCACAACTCCTTCGCCGATGCGGGGGCGCATTCCGCCACCGGCGCTACCCTTATCACCTTCACCAACCAGCATGACAACATCACTTCCCAGCTTAAT AATGGTGTTAGGGGTTTGATGCTGGATATGTATGACTTCAGAAATGATGTCTGGCTTTGCCACTCTACTGGTGGCCAATGTTATAACTTCACCGCATTT CAACCTGCCATCAATGTTCTCAAAGAAATTGAGACTTTCCTAGCAGCAAACCCTTCAGAGGTCATAACCATATTCATTGAAGATTATGTCAAATCCCCCAGTGGTCTCAGCAAGGTGTTCAATGCTTCAGGTCTCATGAAGTATTGGTTTCCGGTGGACCAGATGCCTAAGAATGGCAGTGACTGGCCTTTGCTAAGTAAAATGATCGACCAGAATCATCGTCTTCTGGTTTTCACATCTGTAGCTTCTAAGGAGGCTTCTGAGGGCATCGCCTATGAGTGGAACTATGTAGTTGAAAATCAAT ATGGAGATGAAGGAATGACTCCAGGTTCATGCCCCAGTCGAGCAGAGTCATCACCCATGAGCACCACATTGAAATCTCTTGTACTGATGAACTATTTCCGAACAAATCCTAGTGCGTCTTCTGCATGCCATAATAATTCGGCTCCTCTTCTTGGCATGCTTAAAACTTGTCATGGTTTGTCAGCCAACCGGTGGGCCAACTTCATAGCTGTTGATTTCTACATG AAAGGTGATGCGCCTGAGGCTGCAGATGTAGCAAATGGACACATGGTTTGTGGCTGTGATAATATTGCCTATTGCAAG GCTAATGCCACCTTTGGCACTTGTGCTCTGCCACGAAGGTCGTCACCTCCAAAGTCGTCACCAACAGCATCCACTTCAGCTGAGACATCCAATGCCTCTTCCGCTGGAAGATTCTCTATGTTGCTTAAGGTGGTTCCAATCACTATAATCGTGCTACTGGAGCTCATTTTATTTTGA